Proteins from a single region of Chloroherpeton thalassium ATCC 35110:
- the atpD gene encoding F0F1 ATP synthase subunit beta produces MHEGKITQIIGPVVDVDFVDGQLPSIMDALIVERPDGTELVLETQQHLGEERVRTIAMEATEGLVRGMKVVNTKNPIQTPVGENVLGRMLNVVGKPIDGLGEVHATKTYSIHRPSPAFDELSTKAEMFETGIKVIDLLEPYSRGGKTGLFGGAGVGKTVLIMELINNIAKQQSGYSVFAGVGERTREGNDLWEEMKESGVIDKTALVFGQMNEPPGARARVALTALSIAEYFRDEENRDVLLFVDNIFRFTQAGSEVSALLGRMPSAVGYQPTLATEMGALQERIVSTKKGSITSVQAIYVPADDLTDPAPATTFTHLDATTVLSRSIAELGIYPAVDPLDSTSRILDPNIIGRDHYDTAQAVKQILQRYKDLQDIIAILGMDELSDEDKLLVARARKVQRFLSQPFFVAEQFTGLEGKYVRLEDTIKAFKEIIEGRHDSLPENAFYLVGTIEDAIKKAKQLQNA; encoded by the coding sequence ATGCACGAAGGAAAGATAACTCAAATAATCGGCCCTGTGGTTGATGTGGATTTTGTCGATGGACAGTTGCCGTCAATTATGGACGCATTAATCGTTGAGCGCCCGGATGGAACAGAATTGGTACTTGAAACACAGCAGCATCTTGGTGAAGAGCGTGTTCGCACCATCGCGATGGAAGCTACCGAAGGATTGGTTCGCGGAATGAAAGTGGTCAACACTAAAAACCCGATTCAAACACCCGTTGGCGAAAATGTTCTCGGCAGAATGTTGAACGTGGTCGGCAAACCGATCGACGGTCTCGGTGAAGTTCATGCAACCAAGACCTACTCGATTCACCGCCCATCTCCGGCTTTCGACGAGCTTTCAACCAAAGCCGAAATGTTTGAAACCGGTATTAAAGTTATCGACCTTCTTGAGCCATATTCAAGAGGTGGTAAAACAGGTCTCTTCGGTGGTGCCGGTGTAGGCAAAACCGTTCTTATCATGGAGCTTATCAACAACATCGCTAAGCAGCAGTCCGGTTATAGTGTGTTTGCTGGTGTAGGTGAGCGTACCCGTGAAGGAAACGACCTTTGGGAAGAAATGAAAGAATCCGGCGTTATCGACAAAACAGCGCTTGTTTTCGGACAGATGAACGAGCCTCCAGGTGCTCGTGCTCGTGTTGCGCTCACCGCTCTTTCCATCGCTGAATACTTCCGTGATGAAGAAAATCGCGACGTGCTTCTCTTTGTTGATAATATTTTCCGCTTTACACAGGCCGGTTCCGAAGTGTCCGCACTGCTCGGTCGTATGCCGAGTGCGGTAGGTTACCAGCCGACACTTGCAACCGAAATGGGTGCATTGCAAGAAAGAATTGTTTCAACCAAAAAAGGTTCGATTACTTCTGTACAGGCAATTTATGTTCCTGCGGATGACTTGACTGACCCGGCTCCGGCAACAACCTTTACGCACCTTGACGCGACAACGGTGCTTTCGCGTTCCATTGCCGAGCTTGGTATTTATCCGGCTGTTGATCCGCTCGACTCGACTTCTCGTATTCTTGATCCGAACATCATCGGTCGCGACCATTACGACACGGCTCAAGCTGTCAAACAAATCTTGCAGCGCTATAAAGACTTGCAGGACATTATCGCTATTCTCGGTATGGACGAACTTTCTGACGAAGACAAACTCCTCGTTGCTCGTGCCAGAAAAGTTCAGCGTTTCCTTTCTCAGCCATTCTTCGTTGCCGAACAGTTCACCGGCTTGGAAGGTAAATATGTCCGCCTTGAGGATACAATTAAAGCCTTTAAAGAAATTATTGAAGGTCGCCACGACAGTCTTCCTGAAAATGCGTTCTACCTTGTTGGTACGATCGAAGACGCAATCAAGAAAGCTAAACAACTTCAAAACGCATAA
- the amrS gene encoding AmmeMemoRadiSam system radical SAM enzyme produces the protein MIIPKLDTDVYGKVAQYWRPLHNNRVQCTLCPRLCNIPDGARGFCYVRENINGTLYLTSYGHAIGFNCDPIEKKPFYHFYPGSKIYSFGLIGCNMACMFCQNWHLTKYFPPVYEKRTYAPQDILYRAVKNDCIGLAFTYNEPITSAEWLAVLAHEAKEQGMKSVMVSNGYINPEARETLFKNIDAVNIDLKGFNDFFYQRLTHSHLQPVLDTLEWLVHETNIWVEITNLIIPSKNDSAAAIAQLTEYVATRLSPLIPIHFNAFHPDFKMMDLPKTPFETLEKARDIALKNGLNHVYIGNALSDESALAKQTYCATCGEVLIRRSQFDTVDVLLKDGHCPNCGAVLNGLFN, from the coding sequence ATGATAATTCCAAAATTAGACACCGATGTTTATGGAAAAGTTGCTCAGTACTGGAGGCCGCTGCACAACAACAGAGTTCAATGCACCCTTTGCCCGCGCTTATGTAATATTCCTGATGGCGCTCGCGGATTTTGCTATGTAAGAGAAAACATCAATGGCACCCTTTACCTGACCTCTTATGGCCATGCCATAGGCTTCAACTGCGATCCGATTGAGAAAAAGCCGTTTTACCATTTTTACCCTGGCTCTAAAATTTACAGTTTTGGCCTTATCGGCTGCAATATGGCTTGCATGTTTTGCCAAAACTGGCATCTAACCAAATATTTTCCGCCTGTTTATGAAAAGCGCACATATGCCCCGCAAGATATTCTGTACCGTGCTGTAAAAAATGACTGCATTGGACTGGCCTTTACTTACAACGAACCAATTACCTCAGCGGAGTGGCTCGCTGTTTTAGCCCATGAAGCCAAAGAGCAAGGCATGAAATCCGTGATGGTTTCAAATGGCTACATTAATCCTGAGGCAAGGGAAACATTATTCAAAAATATAGATGCAGTCAATATCGATTTAAAGGGCTTTAACGATTTTTTTTATCAGCGATTAACTCATTCGCATCTTCAGCCCGTTTTGGACACGCTGGAATGGCTGGTTCATGAAACCAACATTTGGGTAGAAATTACCAACCTCATCATCCCAAGCAAAAATGACAGCGCCGCGGCAATCGCGCAGCTCACCGAATATGTGGCGACGCGCTTAAGCCCGTTAATTCCCATTCACTTCAATGCGTTTCATCCCGATTTCAAAATGATGGATTTGCCGAAAACGCCTTTTGAAACGCTGGAAAAGGCACGAGACATCGCATTGAAAAACGGCTTAAATCATGTTTATATTGGAAATGCCCTTTCTGATGAAAGCGCTCTGGCCAAACAAACATACTGCGCCACATGCGGCGAGGTTCTAATTCGACGCAGCCAATTTGACACCGTTGATGTTTTACTGAAAGATGGCCATTGCCCAAATTGCGGCGCTGTGTTAAATGGCCTTTTTAACTAA
- the amrB gene encoding AmmeMemoRadiSam system protein B — translation MQFIREPQAMDLYPSDCGQQIFAFLKKYTPSTELPEKLIGAVVPHAAWKYSGKVAARTLHTLSERSSPDICVLLGADHIGLKKHTLLPDGTWKTPLGSLPIASELASALYSALPKILSNDMSAHELEHSLEVISPMIAYFWPKLSILPIIIVPNANALEIGNALVQLLKASGKTAIFVASTDLTHYGRFYGNAHAGTGEKALDWVQHNDKKMIECICNVKATEILKEAAENQNACGAGALTTLCAIAKAHEIQKGYLIEYTTSHGNEHPNFFQSGVGYAGVVF, via the coding sequence ATGCAGTTTATTCGCGAGCCTCAAGCTATGGATCTTTATCCAAGTGATTGCGGGCAACAGATTTTTGCGTTTCTCAAAAAATATACGCCATCAACCGAGTTGCCGGAAAAACTTATTGGTGCGGTTGTGCCTCACGCGGCATGGAAATATTCAGGTAAAGTGGCCGCGCGAACCCTTCACACGCTTTCAGAGCGTAGCTCGCCCGACATTTGTGTGCTTTTGGGCGCAGATCACATCGGACTAAAAAAACATACCCTTTTGCCTGATGGCACATGGAAAACGCCGCTCGGCTCGCTGCCAATTGCTTCTGAGCTGGCTTCAGCCCTTTACAGCGCGCTGCCCAAAATACTCTCCAATGACATGTCCGCTCACGAATTAGAGCATTCGCTCGAAGTCATCTCGCCGATGATTGCTTACTTTTGGCCGAAGCTTTCGATTTTGCCGATTATCATTGTGCCCAATGCCAACGCGCTTGAAATTGGAAACGCGCTCGTGCAGCTGCTAAAAGCCTCTGGAAAAACGGCCATTTTTGTGGCATCCACAGACCTTACGCACTACGGACGGTTTTATGGCAACGCGCATGCTGGAACGGGTGAAAAAGCGCTCGATTGGGTGCAACACAACGACAAAAAAATGATCGAATGTATTTGCAACGTCAAAGCCACTGAGATTTTAAAAGAAGCTGCCGAAAACCAGAACGCTTGCGGCGCTGGCGCACTAACCACGCTCTGCGCCATTGCCAAAGCCCACGAGATTCAAAAAGGCTATTTGATTGAATACACAACCAGCCATGGCAACGAACATCCAAATTTTTTCCAAAGTGGCGTTGGTTATGCAGGTGTCGTTTTTTAA
- a CDS encoding WD40 repeat domain-containing protein gives MHTTETLEKIQLLQSFPENRENAYTVGFSHDGQRFAAAGGLRAAFIYDLHKAKPIGGLLDHSQSIYSVKFSKNGKWFFSTGRDGKVMVYDAEKFDKIAVLLPEFDLESAPPQIIPNFTLALNPDQTLLAVGASGGVMRLYRTDDWSLHKVLPLHQGNIRSIAFSPNGELCATGSSDRMVKILDGNTFEELQTIEGHGDVVFSVRFSPDGKTFATGGKDARLRIWSVDGKKFTPKVKLLAHTFAIKSMQFLPNAHELVTVSQDKTIKLWDLEKMLATQIIDKTCGGHAFTINSVDLSPDQPHMITGSDDKTVKLWKIS, from the coding sequence ATGCACACAACCGAAACACTTGAAAAAATACAGCTGCTCCAATCCTTTCCCGAAAATAGGGAAAATGCCTACACTGTTGGTTTTTCGCACGATGGCCAGCGTTTTGCGGCTGCCGGCGGACTTCGCGCCGCTTTTATTTATGATCTTCATAAAGCAAAACCTATCGGCGGCTTGCTCGATCATTCCCAGTCGATTTATTCCGTTAAGTTTTCAAAAAATGGAAAGTGGTTTTTCTCGACTGGACGCGATGGAAAAGTCATGGTCTATGACGCTGAAAAGTTTGATAAGATCGCCGTGCTTTTGCCCGAATTTGACTTGGAAAGCGCTCCGCCGCAAATCATTCCGAATTTCACCCTTGCGCTCAATCCCGATCAAACCCTTTTGGCAGTTGGCGCAAGCGGCGGTGTGATGCGGCTTTATCGCACAGACGATTGGTCGCTGCACAAAGTTTTGCCATTGCATCAAGGCAACATTCGCTCGATCGCCTTCTCACCAAACGGCGAACTTTGCGCAACCGGCAGCAGCGATCGAATGGTAAAAATTTTGGATGGAAACACATTTGAGGAACTTCAAACCATTGAAGGCCATGGCGATGTGGTTTTTTCCGTTCGCTTCTCTCCTGATGGAAAAACTTTCGCGACTGGCGGAAAAGATGCTCGGCTTCGAATTTGGTCGGTTGATGGAAAAAAGTTCACGCCAAAGGTGAAATTGCTGGCGCACACTTTTGCGATAAAAAGCATGCAGTTTTTGCCAAACGCTCACGAACTCGTCACGGTTAGCCAAGATAAAACGATTAAACTGTGGGATCTGGAAAAAATGCTTGCCACGCAAATCATTGATAAAACTTGCGGCGGACACGCCTTTACCATCAACAGCGTGGATCTTTCGCCCGACCAACCCCACATGATCACCGGCAGCGATGATAAAACCGTGAAACTCTGGAAAATTTCTTAG
- a CDS encoding 6-carboxytetrahydropterin synthase: protein MNTEFNRILKEKHTVFVTRKVHFSAAHRLFNPEFSDAENELIYDRCNNIYGHGHNYELEVTLKGPVDKATGYVFDLKKLDKILSEEILSKVDHKHLNFDVEMLKDMIPSAEVLSIVFWNAIQNRLSELGYTQVALYEVKLFESERNFVRYRGD from the coding sequence GTGAATACTGAATTCAACCGCATATTGAAAGAAAAACACACGGTTTTTGTAACTCGAAAAGTACATTTTAGTGCCGCTCATCGTTTGTTCAATCCTGAATTTTCGGACGCCGAAAATGAGCTGATCTACGATAGATGCAACAACATTTATGGCCATGGACACAATTACGAACTGGAGGTAACGCTAAAAGGCCCGGTTGATAAAGCCACCGGCTACGTGTTTGATTTGAAAAAGCTTGACAAAATTCTTTCAGAAGAAATTCTGTCGAAAGTCGATCACAAACATCTCAACTTTGATGTGGAGATGCTAAAAGACATGATTCCCTCTGCCGAAGTGCTCTCAATTGTATTCTGGAATGCGATCCAGAACCGCTTAAGTGAATTAGGCTATACGCAAGTCGCTTTATATGAGGTAAAGCTTTTCGAATCGGAACGGAACTTTGTCCGGTATCGTGGCGATTAA
- the folE gene encoding GTP cyclohydrolase I FolE — MKHAEKSLTDARNGHRTATSFIDAVTEEIGDEHISTSVDTPIRPDAFDQDDELKMELIAEHFEKIMLILGLDLKDDSLRGTPKRVAKMYVKEIFSGLNPANKPKVALFDNSYKYNEMLIEKDIIVHSTCEHHFVPILGKAHVGYISSGKVIGLSKINRIVQYYAKRPQVQERMTMQIVKELKETLQTEDVAVVIDARHLCVSVRGVEDVASSTVTSSYNGKFLNEQTRNEFLKHIYG, encoded by the coding sequence ATGAAGCACGCTGAAAAATCCCTTACCGATGCCCGTAACGGACATAGAACCGCAACCTCATTTATAGACGCCGTGACTGAGGAAATTGGCGATGAACATATCAGCACGTCGGTGGATACACCGATTCGTCCTGATGCGTTTGATCAGGACGATGAACTCAAAATGGAGCTAATTGCCGAGCACTTTGAAAAAATCATGCTGATTTTAGGCCTTGACCTAAAAGACGACAGCTTGCGCGGCACACCGAAGCGCGTGGCAAAAATGTATGTCAAAGAAATTTTCAGCGGACTCAATCCCGCCAATAAACCCAAAGTCGCGTTGTTCGACAATTCTTACAAGTACAATGAAATGCTCATTGAAAAAGACATCATTGTGCATTCTACTTGTGAGCATCATTTTGTTCCTATTCTCGGCAAGGCGCATGTCGGATACATTTCAAGCGGCAAGGTGATTGGTCTTTCAAAAATTAACCGGATCGTGCAGTATTACGCCAAACGCCCGCAAGTTCAAGAGCGAATGACCATGCAAATTGTCAAAGAACTAAAGGAAACCTTGCAAACTGAGGATGTGGCTGTGGTTATTGATGCGCGGCATTTGTGCGTATCGGTTCGCGGGGTTGAAGATGTGGCCAGCTCAACTGTGACTTCCAGCTACAATGGCAAGTTTTTGAACGAACAGACCCGCAACGAATTTCTGAAACATATCTACGGATGA
- a CDS encoding polysaccharide deacetylase family protein has translation MQSVLSYHKITSRVDFGICTRTPKDFRKDVEFIAALPSEKRPIVSFDDGYTDTYEAAFPILSEYGLTGQVFVITDAIGKPNSWDANFFGEFQHIELSQVRELAQAGWEIGSHTKTHRALTVLSLSALREELETSKWFLEDAIGQPVTSISFPFGKFNEQVLQVCREVGYERAISISRRSQDGFVERSLAVYRFDRRAHLKAKLNKNKLELWRLQTINAFSTLTVLMHHINSFNRG, from the coding sequence ATGCAATCGGTTTTAAGCTATCACAAAATTACCAGCAGAGTTGATTTTGGCATTTGCACTCGCACCCCAAAAGATTTCCGTAAAGATGTTGAATTCATCGCCGCGTTGCCTTCTGAGAAGCGCCCCATTGTTTCGTTCGATGACGGCTACACCGACACGTACGAGGCAGCTTTTCCCATTCTTTCGGAATATGGTTTAACTGGCCAAGTTTTTGTTATCACAGATGCGATCGGCAAACCAAACTCCTGGGACGCTAATTTTTTCGGAGAATTTCAACATATTGAGCTTTCGCAAGTTCGTGAGCTGGCTCAGGCTGGCTGGGAAATTGGCAGCCACACCAAAACCCATCGCGCTTTAACCGTGCTTTCTTTAAGCGCGCTTCGCGAGGAACTGGAAACGTCAAAATGGTTTTTGGAAGATGCTATCGGTCAACCGGTCACATCAATTTCTTTTCCATTTGGAAAATTCAATGAACAAGTGCTTCAAGTTTGTCGCGAAGTTGGCTATGAACGCGCCATCTCAATTTCACGGCGCAGCCAGGATGGTTTTGTTGAGCGCAGCCTTGCGGTTTATCGCTTCGACCGGCGCGCTCACCTAAAAGCCAAACTTAACAAAAACAAGCTTGAACTTTGGCGACTTCAAACCATTAATGCGTTTTCAACGCTCACCGTACTTATGCACCACATAAACTCCTTTAACCGCGGATAA
- a CDS encoding AI-2E family transporter, producing MLEPHNERYFLLALATLSAIYFVAVIHEALSPLVLFLLVIFLLYPLRDSEYGRRLLWSSVILFFIWFVTALSGLLSPFIISFTLAYLFDPMVNWLCKKRVPRSVAAFFITMFGIGGLALLIILVVPEVSRQIMALLGLIKILPERTLDVINALSKWEFFDRLNLDVEMMEKQLSGLVTSRVGDIGKLTADFATSLALSIPKVISTIMNIIFIPILSFYFLNDFETIRDTLYKILPNTYTQTVHRYVDVAGTIFKQYLRGYLIIMTLEIILYTIIFSLIGIKYPLVLAIIAGAMLFVPYIGIFISVSLTALVIALGNGEGQIYLFTGLTYLTIQSVENFFLIPKIVGSRVQLNPILLFLAIVLFGYFIGFVGILIAVPVSAFLVAIFRHKVFNEPFFKIVSSNNS from the coding sequence ATGCTCGAACCACACAACGAACGTTATTTTCTTTTAGCACTTGCGACGCTATCCGCCATTTACTTCGTCGCAGTTATTCACGAAGCGCTTTCTCCGCTTGTCTTATTTTTGCTGGTTATTTTTCTTCTCTATCCCTTGCGCGATAGCGAGTATGGCCGCCGCTTACTTTGGAGCAGCGTCATTTTATTTTTCATCTGGTTTGTAACAGCGCTCTCTGGCCTTCTATCACCTTTTATCATTTCATTTACGCTGGCCTATTTGTTCGATCCAATGGTAAATTGGCTTTGCAAAAAGCGCGTTCCGCGTTCGGTTGCGGCATTTTTTATCACCATGTTTGGCATTGGCGGGCTGGCATTGCTGATCATCTTGGTCGTGCCGGAAGTTTCTCGACAAATTATGGCGCTGCTTGGCTTGATAAAAATCCTGCCAGAACGAACGCTCGATGTGATTAATGCGCTTTCAAAATGGGAGTTTTTCGATCGGCTGAATCTCGATGTGGAAATGATGGAAAAACAGCTTAGCGGGCTTGTGACCTCACGCGTTGGCGACATTGGCAAGCTCACCGCCGACTTTGCAACATCGCTCGCGCTTAGCATTCCAAAAGTGATTTCCACCATTATGAACATCATTTTCATTCCAATTTTGTCGTTCTATTTTCTCAATGATTTTGAGACCATTCGCGATACGCTCTACAAAATTTTGCCCAACACATACACCCAAACGGTTCATCGATATGTGGATGTAGCTGGCACCATTTTCAAGCAATACTTGCGCGGCTACTTGATTATTATGACCCTCGAGATCATTCTCTACACCATTATTTTTTCTCTGATTGGAATCAAATATCCGCTGGTGCTTGCCATTATTGCCGGCGCCATGCTTTTTGTGCCCTACATCGGCATTTTTATTTCGGTCTCATTAACAGCTTTGGTTATTGCGCTTGGCAATGGGGAAGGACAAATTTACCTATTTACAGGCTTGACTTACTTAACCATTCAGTCCGTTGAAAATTTTTTCTTGATTCCGAAAATTGTCGGTTCGCGGGTTCAGCTCAATCCGATTTTGCTCTTTTTGGCAATCGTCTTGTTTGGCTATTTCATTGGATTTGTGGGGATTTTAATCGCGGTGCCGGTTTCAGCGTTTCTTGTTGCCATATTTCGGCACAAAGTGTTTAATGAACCTTTTTTCAAAATCGTCTCATCAAACAACAGTTGA
- a CDS encoding hybrid sensor histidine kinase/response regulator has product MVTDTAPSYLYVYDLEQRRTSWMNKAYVYIFKNIVNNISNITYRDVIRSVHPDDLHVFYDALQQIRSNLHQQPLRVEYRVKDKSGNYRWVEEWMAAFERTSGGELKRIIGAGHEITERKINELQIRKLSKIVEQSPLSVVITDIDGNIEYVNQAFMKVTGYEFEEVKGQNPRVLKTEYTSQEEYKKLWDTISAKKQWNGEFYNKKKNGEYFWENASICPLLDENGKITHFIGIKEDITEKKRMEEERLQSQKMEAVGKLAGGIAHDLNNILTVIIANSDLVLSEVEDGSEAYESVTQIETAAERAAHLVRQLLAFSRKQILRKKVLDLNKLISDFEKMLRRIIGEDIILSTTYSPNLQRVKADPAQIEQVVMNLVINARDAMPMGGHLSIETQNIFIDKEQAKKYKIDVGYYALIVVSDTGSGMSEEIQKKIFEPFFTTKPIYEGAGLGLSMVFGVISQSGGTIRVKSAVNEGATFKVYLPAIQAPIEPEVKPKVIEKFSHGKETILIVEDEELIRNTISSNLKRQGYKTLTASDGEEALAFSQAYGDPIHILVTDVVMPNMSGKQLADNFLEAHPETEIIYMSGYADKQVMKHGIFDKDVLFIQKPFTFHELAKLMAKALKKEIQT; this is encoded by the coding sequence ATGGTTACCGACACCGCGCCAAGCTATCTTTATGTGTATGATCTTGAGCAAAGAAGAACCTCATGGATGAATAAAGCTTATGTTTATATTTTTAAAAACATAGTGAATAATATAAGTAATATTACATACAGAGATGTCATTAGATCCGTTCATCCCGATGATTTACATGTCTTTTATGACGCGTTGCAGCAAATTCGAAGCAATTTGCATCAGCAGCCGCTAAGGGTTGAATATCGAGTGAAAGATAAGAGTGGCAATTATCGCTGGGTTGAGGAATGGATGGCGGCGTTTGAACGAACTTCCGGTGGCGAACTGAAACGGATTATTGGTGCGGGTCATGAGATTACGGAGCGAAAAATTAATGAACTCCAGATTCGAAAGCTATCGAAGATTGTCGAGCAGAGTCCGCTATCCGTTGTGATTACCGATATTGATGGCAACATCGAATATGTGAACCAAGCGTTTATGAAAGTGACCGGTTATGAGTTTGAGGAGGTGAAAGGTCAAAATCCAAGGGTGCTAAAAACGGAGTATACATCCCAGGAAGAATACAAAAAGCTATGGGACACCATCAGCGCGAAAAAACAGTGGAATGGGGAGTTTTATAATAAAAAGAAAAACGGAGAGTATTTTTGGGAGAACGCGAGCATCTGCCCTTTGCTCGATGAGAATGGAAAAATCACCCATTTTATAGGCATTAAAGAAGATATCACAGAGAAAAAGCGCATGGAGGAAGAGCGGCTTCAATCGCAAAAAATGGAAGCGGTTGGAAAACTCGCTGGCGGCATTGCGCACGATTTGAACAATATTTTAACTGTGATTATTGCCAACAGCGATTTGGTGCTTTCCGAAGTGGAAGACGGCAGCGAGGCTTATGAGAGCGTCACTCAAATTGAAACGGCAGCTGAGCGCGCGGCGCATTTGGTTCGCCAGCTGTTGGCTTTCAGCCGAAAGCAAATATTGCGCAAAAAGGTTCTCGACTTAAATAAGCTGATTAGCGATTTTGAGAAAATGCTTCGGCGCATTATTGGCGAGGACATCATATTGTCGACAACCTACAGCCCAAATCTGCAACGCGTCAAAGCCGATCCGGCTCAGATTGAGCAGGTTGTGATGAACTTGGTGATCAACGCGCGCGACGCCATGCCCATGGGCGGGCATTTATCCATAGAAACGCAAAATATCTTTATCGATAAGGAACAAGCCAAAAAGTATAAAATAGATGTCGGATATTATGCGCTGATTGTGGTTTCGGATACAGGTTCGGGCATGAGTGAAGAGATTCAAAAAAAGATATTCGAGCCGTTTTTCACGACAAAGCCAATTTATGAAGGCGCTGGCTTGGGACTATCGATGGTGTTTGGCGTCATTTCGCAAAGTGGCGGAACAATCAGGGTAAAAAGCGCTGTGAATGAAGGTGCCACGTTCAAAGTGTATTTGCCAGCCATTCAAGCGCCGATAGAGCCGGAGGTAAAGCCGAAAGTCATAGAAAAGTTTTCGCACGGGAAGGAAACCATCTTAATTGTTGAAGATGAGGAACTGATTCGCAATACCATTTCATCGAACTTAAAACGCCAAGGCTATAAGACCCTAACGGCTTCTGATGGTGAGGAAGCCCTTGCGTTTAGCCAGGCCTATGGCGATCCGATTCACATTTTGGTGACGGATGTGGTTATGCCAAATATGAGCGGAAAGCAACTGGCCGATAATTTTTTGGAAGCACATCCTGAAACCGAAATTATTTATATGTCGGGCTACGCCGACAAACAGGTGATGAAGCATGGCATTTTCGATAAAGATGTGCTTTTCATTCAAAAGCCATTTACTTTCCATGAACTGGCTAAACTAATGGCAAAAGCTTTGAAGAAAGAAATCCAAACCTAA